In one Sporomusa sphaeroides DSM 2875 genomic region, the following are encoded:
- a CDS encoding nucleotide sugar dehydrogenase, whose protein sequence is MPYNILQKLQTGEKALAVAGLGYVGLPLAVAFADKVRTIAFDIAQEKIALYKQGIDPTQEVGNDKLAAVTMDFTADPSRLKEAGVIITAVPTPVNRDKTPDLAPVINASRIIGENLSPGTIVIFESTVYPGVTEDICLPILEKNSGLIGGKDFFIGYSPERINPGDKVNRLQNIQKIVGGMNAATTEVMAAIYDLVITAGTHKTSCIKVAEAAKLAENAQRDINIAFMNELAMAFDRIGISTKEVLNAMNTKWNALGFQPGLVGGHCIGVDPYYLIYQATMLGYHSQIISAGRRINDVMSRFVTDKVIRHLILAGKNVQEANVYIFGVTFKENCPDMRNSKAAEIYHQLAAYGMNLKIIDPVVDTGEFHRELAMNPASLSEVADADCLVFLVAHDAFRQLAATDFDRMFGERRDSSRIIIDVKSIFSRKEMEQNGYVYWSL, encoded by the coding sequence ATGCCTTATAATATTTTACAAAAACTACAAACAGGCGAAAAGGCCTTGGCCGTAGCCGGTCTTGGTTATGTGGGGCTGCCGCTGGCTGTTGCCTTTGCCGACAAGGTTCGCACCATTGCTTTTGATATTGCTCAGGAAAAAATTGCCCTGTACAAACAAGGGATTGATCCAACCCAGGAAGTGGGCAACGACAAGCTTGCGGCCGTCACTATGGACTTTACCGCCGATCCCTCGCGCCTCAAGGAGGCCGGTGTTATCATTACTGCTGTGCCGACCCCGGTCAACCGCGATAAAACCCCGGATCTTGCGCCTGTCATCAATGCCAGCCGGATTATCGGCGAAAATCTGTCGCCAGGAACTATTGTCATTTTCGAATCAACGGTATATCCGGGCGTTACCGAAGACATTTGTTTGCCGATTTTGGAAAAAAATTCCGGGCTTATTGGCGGCAAAGACTTCTTTATTGGCTATTCCCCGGAGCGGATAAATCCGGGCGATAAGGTGAACCGACTGCAAAATATCCAAAAGATTGTTGGCGGCATGAATGCAGCAACCACCGAAGTTATGGCAGCGATTTATGATCTGGTTATTACCGCCGGTACCCATAAGACTTCCTGTATCAAGGTGGCGGAAGCGGCAAAACTGGCGGAAAATGCGCAAAGGGATATCAATATTGCATTTATGAATGAACTGGCCATGGCCTTTGACAGAATTGGAATCAGTACCAAGGAAGTGCTTAATGCCATGAATACCAAATGGAATGCGCTCGGGTTTCAGCCGGGGCTGGTAGGCGGCCACTGCATTGGTGTTGATCCTTATTACCTCATTTATCAAGCGACAATGCTTGGCTATCACTCCCAGATTATTAGCGCCGGTCGCCGTATCAATGATGTAATGAGCCGCTTCGTTACCGACAAGGTCATCCGGCATCTGATTCTGGCCGGCAAAAATGTGCAAGAGGCCAATGTGTATATCTTTGGTGTCACCTTCAAGGAAAACTGTCCTGATATGCGCAATTCCAAGGCGGCGGAGATTTACCATCAGCTAGCCGCCTATGGAATGAATCTGAAGATTATTGATCCGGTTGTTGATACCGGCGAGTTTCACCGGGAGCTTGCTATGAATCCTGCAAGTCTCTCAGAAGTCGCCGATGCCGACTGCCTGGTTTTTCTCGTGGCACATGATGCGTTCAGGCAGCTTGCAGCAACTGATTTCGATCGTATGTTCGGCGAGCGCAGGGACTCATCCCGTATAATTATTGATGTGAAAAGCATATTCTCCCGTAAGGAAATGGAGCAAAATGGCTATGTCTATTGGAGTTTGTAG